From a region of the Eulemur rufifrons isolate Redbay chromosome 7, OSU_ERuf_1, whole genome shotgun sequence genome:
- the MOBP gene encoding myelin-associated oligodendrocyte basic protein isoform X2: MSQKAGKEGPRLSKNQRLSEHFSIHCCPPFTFLNSKREIVDRKYSICKSGCFYQKEEEDWICCACQKTRLKRRTKPTPKKK, translated from the exons ATGAGTCAGAAAGCGGGGAAGGAGGGTCCCAGACTCTCCAAGAACCAGAGGCTCTCCGAGCACTTCAGCATACACTGCTGCCCGCCGTTCACCTTCCTCAACTCCAAGCGGGAGATCGTGGATCGGAAATACAGCATCTGTAAGAGCGGCTGCTTCTaccagaaggaggaggaggactggATCTGCTGCGCCTGCCAGAAGACCAG ATTGAAAAGGAGGACCAAGCCAACCCCAAAGAAGAAGTGA
- the MOBP gene encoding myelin-associated oligodendrocyte basic protein isoform X1 — protein MSQKAGKEGPRLSKNQRLSEHFSIHCCPPFTFLNSKREIVDRKYSICKSGCFYQKEEEDWICCACQKTRTSRRATSPKKPKQPPAAPPAVVRAPAKPRSPPRSERQPRPRPEVRPPPPAKPRPPQKAKKQPRGSPVRGPGASRGGSPGKASRFW, from the exons ATGAGTCAGAAAGCGGGGAAGGAGGGTCCCAGACTCTCCAAGAACCAGAGGCTCTCCGAGCACTTCAGCATACACTGCTGCCCGCCGTTCACCTTCCTCAACTCCAAGCGGGAGATCGTGGATCGGAAATACAGCATCTGTAAGAGCGGCTGCTTCTaccagaaggaggaggaggactggATCTGCTGCGCCTGCCAGAAGACCAG AACCAGCCGCCGTGCAACGTCCCCTAAGAAGCCCAAGCAACCGCCAGCTGCGCCCCCCGCGGTGGTCAGAGCACCAGCCAAGCCACGGTCCCCTCCGAGGTCCGAGCGTCAGCCACGCCCCCGCCCAGAGGTCCGACCACCACCACCAGCCAAGCCTCGCCCCCCTCAGAAGGCCAAGAAACAGCCGCGCGGCAGCCCCGTCAGAGGGCCAGGCGCCAGCCGTGGGGGGTCCCCCGGCAAAGCTTCTAGGTTCTGGTAA